From the Lysinibacillus fusiformis genome, the window ACAACACTTGGTGAACGCTATAATCGTGTAACACAAGCTGAGGGCCTAGTACAGGATCTACAGAAAAATATTGAAGCGGTACAAAGTGTTGCGGCAAATAAAGAAGGCCCTCGTGTTTTAATCTTACTTGGTATTCCAGGGAGTTATTTAGTGGCAACTGAAAATTCCTACGCAGGTGATCTTGTTAAGCGAGCAGGGGGAATCAATGTAATGGAAGGTCAGGACGCTGAATATTTATCTTCCAATACAGAGTATCTACATAACAGTAATCCTGATATTATTTTACGTTTATCACATGGTATGCCAGATGAAGTTGTGAAAATGTTCGATGAGGAATTTAAAACAAATGATATTTGGAAACATTTTGATGCAGTGAAAAACGGAAAAGTCTATGATTTAGAGGAAGAATTATTCGGGACGACAGCCTCCTTACAAGTACCACAAGCTTTAGGACAACTGATGGAAATCTTCTATCGTAAATAGTAATTAGAATTGTCGCTCGTATGATCAGTATTATACTTATCATAGAGCGTTTTTCTTATCTTTATAGAATTTAAACATAGAAAAAGGAAGTCCAATATGACAAAAAGAATCGTCAGTTTTTTAATTGTAATTGTTTTATTACTTGTGACAGTCGTTTATTCAGCCACAACAGGCAGCATTAAAATGGGCTTTTTTGAATTTATAGGAGCATTATTTGAAGAAGGAAATAGTCAAATGGAGGCAATTCGAGATTTACGTTTCCCACGCATCATTGTAGCATTATTTGCAGGTGCGGCACTTTCAGTATCTGGGGTGCTTTTACAGTCCGTGATGCGTAATCCATTGGCTGATGCTGGGGTAATCGGAATATCTTCTGGTGCAGCATTTGTACAGCTTTCTATCATTGCCTTTTTCCCTACATTATTTTTTATGACACCCGTCTTAGCATTTATGGGTGGTGCATTGGCTTGTTCGCTTGTATTTGTGCTCTCCTGGAAATCTGGCCTGAGTCCGCTTAAACTAATTTTAGTGGGTATTGCCATTAACGCTATGTTTACAGGATTAACAGAGGCACTTATTAGCTTGGGTGGTTCTCTAAATACATCAGCATCCAGTGTGATTGGCTCTAATTTAACGATGCGTACATGGAAAGATGTCTCTACAATTGTGACATATGGGACAATCGGATTGATTGGTGCATTTGCTTTATATAGCTGGTGTAATTTGCTAGTACTGCAAGACAAAACAGTTAAAAGTTTAGGGTTTCAAGTAGCTCGTGCGCGGTTACTCATTGCAGCTGTCGCTGTTTTATTAGCAGCTGTATCAGTTGTGGTGGCAGGCGTCATTTCGTTTGTGGGTCTCCTAGTACCTCACATTGCTCGAAGATTGGTTGGGCATGATCATGTCGTGCTCATTCCATTCACAGCATTAGCAGGTGCACTATTAATTTTACTGGCAGATACGATTGGCCGTACAATTGTTGCACCTATTGAAATTCCAGCCTCCACAATTATGGCAATAATCGGTGGCCCATTCTTAATATTCCTATTACGAAAAGAGTGACGAACATGAATATACAAGACATCATTGTTTCGCATGATAATACACGTAACCATTTAAATGGTGTTTCAACAACAATTGTCAAAGGTAAAATTACGACTATCATTGGTCCGAATGGCTGTGGGAAATCAACATTATTAAGTGTCATTTCTCGCCTTCATTCACCTAAAGCAGGGACTGTATCGTTAGAAAATAAAGATTTACTGCACTATAAGCCAAAGGAATTTGCTAAAAAACTGGCCATCGTGTATCAGCAAAATGATATACCAAAAGATTTAACAATAGAAAAATTAGTAGGATTCGGTCGTTTGCCTCATCAAACAATGCTGAAAAAAAATCACGATGAAGACACGAAAGCAATTGAATGGGCACTTGCCTGTACAAATTTACAACATAAAGGCACAACCAATTTAGAGGCATTATCTGGTGGGGAAAGGCAGCGTGTATGGATTGCGATGGCGTTAGCACAACAATCAGAAATATTGTGTTTAGATGAACCTACAACCTATTTGGATATTTACTATCAAATTGAATTGTTAGAACTGGTGAAAACATTAAACGAGCAGCATGGTTTAACGATTATTATGGTGCTTCATGATATTAACCAAGCCATTCGCTATAGTGACCATATTATTTTGATGAAGGAAGGTCAAATTTTCGCAGAGGGTGCTCCACGTGATGTGATTACAAAAGAAGTGATTAAAGAAGTCTATGGAGTTGACGCGATATTTAATGAAGATAAACAGCTTGGCTATTATATGATGCCAATGGGGATATAAGATGGTGATCGGATGAAAAAAAAGGCATCAAAGTTGTTAACACTTGTATATTTAGCAATATTTTTATTTTCGGCTTTTTCACTTGCTAAGTACCTCTATACGTATTATGAAACATCAAAATCGTTAAAGGAAGTACAAGCCATTTATCAAGCCACATTGACAGCTATTAAAGAACAGCCAGCAGATCATATGACGGAAAATCAAACGACAGATGATGTATCCACGTTACCTATAAGACCACAGTTTCATGATTTATTAGCGATCAATTCTCATATTGTTGGGTGGATTTCAGTGGATGGGACAAAACTTAATAATCCAATATTACAAGCTGATAACAATGACTTTTATTTAAATCATAACTATAAAGATCAGGAGAGTCGGGCCGGGAGTGTGTTCATGGATTATCGAAATAATATACTGGATATGGACAAAAACACGGTTTTGTATGGACATGCTATGAAGAATAATACAATGTTTGGTAGTCTTAAAAATTACTTAAAGCAAGACTATGCAGATGAACATCCAATCCTATACCTTGATACCTTATATGAGGGCTATGATATTGAGGTTTTTGCTGCATATGAGACAACGATTGATTTCTATTATATTGAGACGGACTTTACTGGCAGGGAGGCTTATCAACAATTTTTGGAGGAAATACAGGAGCGGTCTGCTATTCAGATGGATGTTGATATAAGTCCAGACGATAAAATCCTTACTTTATCTACATGTAAGGATGCTGTCATGAGTGATGATCATCGCTTTGTCGTGCAAGGCAAATTAGTAAAACGTTGAGGGAAAGAATAGAAAGGGATGTACCGATGACTCGGACATCCTTTTTATGTATAAAAAATTTACTTTTAATTACTTGACGTAACTAAATTATTAATATATAGTAAGTTACAGAAAGTAATTAAAAACTTTTTATAAGCTAAGATGTAAACAAATAAGTAACTACAAATGTTTACCCTAACCAATTTTGGGTAACATAAAAACTGTAGTTGCTTCATATTTTAAAATATATCTCGAAATCGAGATAAAATCAACCAATTGGAGGAATTTATAATGGCAAAATGGAACATTGATTTAGGACACTCAGCAATTAACTTTCAAGTAAAGCACATGATGGTATCAAAAGTTAAAGGTGTATTTGACAGTTACTCAGCAGATATTGAAGCAGCAGATCTTGCAGATTTAACAACTGCTACTATTAGTTTTACAATTGATCCAGCGAGCATTAATACACGTAGTGAAGACCGCGATAATCATTTAAAAGCAGCAGATTTCTTTGATGCAGAAAAATATCCAACGATTACGTTTAAATCTACAAACATTGCTAAAAAAGCAGGCGATGAATATGCAGTAACTGGTGATTTA encodes:
- the isdE gene encoding heme ABC transporter substrate-binding protein IsdE, whose translation is MKKDWKIGLLLLTLLSLLLAACSGSDKPAVKEKTVAEEEQGTEESEQRIIAGTVVVADILDKLDLDAIAVPETEKQLAKRFEGLPTIGNAMEPDMEIVKSLNPTEVLSVSTLEYDLQDKFKQLNIPVDFLNFQSVDAMLTEITTLGERYNRVTQAEGLVQDLQKNIEAVQSVAANKEGPRVLILLGIPGSYLVATENSYAGDLVKRAGGINVMEGQDAEYLSSNTEYLHNSNPDIILRLSHGMPDEVVKMFDEEFKTNDIWKHFDAVKNGKVYDLEEELFGTTASLQVPQALGQLMEIFYRK
- a CDS encoding FecCD family ABC transporter permease: MTKRIVSFLIVIVLLLVTVVYSATTGSIKMGFFEFIGALFEEGNSQMEAIRDLRFPRIIVALFAGAALSVSGVLLQSVMRNPLADAGVIGISSGAAFVQLSIIAFFPTLFFMTPVLAFMGGALACSLVFVLSWKSGLSPLKLILVGIAINAMFTGLTEALISLGGSLNTSASSVIGSNLTMRTWKDVSTIVTYGTIGLIGAFALYSWCNLLVLQDKTVKSLGFQVARARLLIAAVAVLLAAVSVVVAGVISFVGLLVPHIARRLVGHDHVVLIPFTALAGALLILLADTIGRTIVAPIEIPASTIMAIIGGPFLIFLLRKE
- a CDS encoding ABC transporter ATP-binding protein, with protein sequence MNIQDIIVSHDNTRNHLNGVSTTIVKGKITTIIGPNGCGKSTLLSVISRLHSPKAGTVSLENKDLLHYKPKEFAKKLAIVYQQNDIPKDLTIEKLVGFGRLPHQTMLKKNHDEDTKAIEWALACTNLQHKGTTNLEALSGGERQRVWIAMALAQQSEILCLDEPTTYLDIYYQIELLELVKTLNEQHGLTIIMVLHDINQAIRYSDHIILMKEGQIFAEGAPRDVITKEVIKEVYGVDAIFNEDKQLGYYMMPMGI
- the srtB gene encoding class B sortase; protein product: MKKKASKLLTLVYLAIFLFSAFSLAKYLYTYYETSKSLKEVQAIYQATLTAIKEQPADHMTENQTTDDVSTLPIRPQFHDLLAINSHIVGWISVDGTKLNNPILQADNNDFYLNHNYKDQESRAGSVFMDYRNNILDMDKNTVLYGHAMKNNTMFGSLKNYLKQDYADEHPILYLDTLYEGYDIEVFAAYETTIDFYYIETDFTGREAYQQFLEEIQERSAIQMDVDISPDDKILTLSTCKDAVMSDDHRFVVQGKLVKR
- a CDS encoding YceI family protein; translation: MAKWNIDLGHSAINFQVKHMMVSKVKGVFDSYSADIEAADLADLTTATISFTIDPASINTRSEDRDNHLKAADFFDAEKYPTITFKSTNIAKKAGDEYAVTGDLTIKDVTKSVTFDTEFNGKGTNPWGQEVYGFEAETTINREDFGLTWNAALETGGVLVGKDIKVTVELEINPA